In Polaribacter sp. Hel_I_88, the following proteins share a genomic window:
- a CDS encoding sulfatase, producing the protein MKSSTLLYIFLISLLVISCKKEVSKSSEKKTEKRPNIIFLMDDQHRFDALGMINKQVITPTLDSLAKDGVFYGQAVCQAPMCVPSRNSMMLGLYPNQSGVYRNSDGIKDEDVPVKTMAEYFKEAGYETAGFGKTHWGKHRTNTRGFETRYTSEIKEEGGITMLEMNPEAKKKYDDEIADMGPGEENNLGYLGFTSKLEEDEHRDGWVTKQAINYIKKRKDKRPLFLYLSYMKPHAGHNVPKGYEDFYDADTIKYAMQPNWTEDNSPHSKGVNRRDMYKEYWSKASKKDWQLMTMRYYANVTWIDDMMGRTLAALKEKGLLENTLIVYTSDHGEMLGERFYKFNKYNLYDASVRIPMLLAGTALPKDLKRNSIDNLSAENTDLLPTLLDFAEIKQDKPLLGESLLSNKRNEATFAALHEREGEAAFMWRTENYKLILVLNRKANATNYTEKDIITGEFFNLKEDPKEWNNLYNSDEIKELQNSYKKELLAHLEKQGLLVQ; encoded by the coding sequence ATGAAATCATCAACCTTACTTTATATATTTTTAATCAGTTTACTTGTAATTTCTTGCAAAAAAGAAGTTTCAAAATCATCAGAAAAGAAAACAGAAAAAAGACCAAATATTATCTTTTTAATGGATGATCAACATCGTTTTGATGCATTAGGAATGATAAACAAACAAGTAATTACACCAACTTTAGATAGTTTAGCAAAAGATGGCGTTTTTTATGGTCAAGCAGTTTGCCAAGCACCAATGTGTGTACCAAGTAGAAATTCTATGATGTTGGGTTTGTATCCAAATCAATCTGGAGTGTATAGAAATAGTGATGGTATAAAAGATGAAGATGTTCCTGTAAAAACAATGGCAGAATACTTTAAAGAAGCAGGTTATGAAACTGCTGGTTTTGGAAAAACACATTGGGGAAAACACAGAACAAATACAAGAGGTTTTGAAACACGCTATACATCAGAAATTAAAGAAGAAGGTGGTATTACAATGTTGGAAATGAATCCTGAAGCAAAGAAAAAATACGATGATGAAATTGCTGATATGGGTCCAGGAGAAGAAAATAATTTAGGCTATTTAGGTTTTACAAGTAAGTTAGAAGAAGACGAACATAGAGATGGTTGGGTTACCAAACAGGCAATCAATTATATCAAAAAAAGAAAAGATAAAAGACCTCTTTTCTTATATTTATCCTATATGAAACCTCATGCAGGCCATAATGTTCCAAAAGGTTATGAAGATTTTTATGATGCAGATACTATCAAATATGCTATGCAACCAAACTGGACAGAGGATAATTCTCCACACTCAAAAGGTGTAAATAGAAGAGATATGTACAAAGAATATTGGAGTAAAGCATCTAAAAAAGATTGGCAATTAATGACGATGCGTTATTATGCAAACGTAACTTGGATTGATGATATGATGGGTAGAACTTTAGCGGCTTTAAAAGAAAAAGGCTTATTAGAAAATACGCTAATTGTGTACACATCAGATCATGGAGAAATGTTGGGCGAACGTTTTTATAAGTTTAATAAATACAATTTATATGATGCCAGTGTAAGAATACCAATGTTATTGGCAGGAACTGCTTTGCCAAAAGATTTAAAAAGAAATTCTATTGATAATTTATCTGCAGAAAACACAGATTTATTGCCAACGTTATTAGATTTTGCTGAAATTAAACAAGACAAACCTTTGCTAGGAGAAAGTTTATTATCAAACAAAAGAAATGAAGCAACTTTTGCTGCTTTGCACGAAAGAGAAGGTGAAGCTGCTTTTATGTGGAGAACTGAAAACTATAAATTGATTTTAGTCTTAAACAGAAAAGCAAACGCTACAAATTATACTGAAAAAGATATTATTACTGGTGAGTTTTTCAACTTAAAAGAAGACCCAAAAGAATGGAATAATCTTTACAATTCTGATGAAATTAAAGAGTTACAAAACAGTTACAAAAAAGAATTATTGGCTCATTTAGAAAAACAAGGATTATTAGTACAATAA
- a CDS encoding L-rhamnose mutarotase: protein MELETVLRQQSVSNYSLFLDEETHILFGYAEIEDAQKWNEIANTEICKKWWEFMADSMKTNPDNSPKS, encoded by the coding sequence ATGGAATTGGAAACCGTTTTAAGACAACAAAGTGTTTCTAATTACAGTCTCTTTTTAGATGAAGAAACTCATATTTTATTTGGCTATGCAGAAATTGAAGACGCACAAAAATGGAACGAAATAGCAAACACAGAAATCTGTAAAAAATGGTGGGAATTCATGGCAGATTCTATGAAAACAAATCCAGACAATAGTCCAAAATCATGA
- a CDS encoding family 78 glycoside hydrolase catalytic domain, which produces MNKSYPILLILFFMQTAIFAQLPPVFDANDEKRASHSEMIRTYLTPTRIVWKSDDSGNHIKNENTLLEKGNGQVAVNDQNLFRLISTKDHKPGIMLDYGKEIHGGVKISMGIRPSKTPMKLRIRFGESVSEAMSDIGGKFNATNEHSLRDFIVEVPWLGSVEIGETGFRFLRIDVVEADENAPIKSIEAAFVYRDLEYVGSFESSNKRLDDIWMTGAYTVHLNMQNYLWDGIKRDRLVWVGDMHPEVMTINSVFGSNSIVPKSLDLARDQHPLPQWMNTISSYSMWWLLIHKDWYNYHGDLAYLKEQETYMIDLLDQLSTFIDKDNKEILNGGRFLDWPTSTDPKAVHAGLQAMMIMTFEAGSEMMETLGKKDLCKKYEKIAKNLKKHTPEGNTSKQAASLMVLADLAKAKEINVDVLKKNGVENMSTFYGYYILEAMAKADDYQGAINVISEYWGGMLDLGATTFWEDFNIAEGKISGRIDELPRQNVADIHTDFGAFCYVGLRHSLAHGWASGPTAWLTQYVLGVHVSDGGNTVTIKPHLGDLEFVNGTFPTKFGVLKISHTQDAKGKVTTKIDAPEGLKVKQ; this is translated from the coding sequence ATGAACAAATCGTATCCAATTTTATTGATTTTATTCTTTATGCAAACAGCAATATTCGCGCAATTACCTCCTGTTTTTGATGCGAATGATGAGAAAAGAGCAAGTCATTCAGAAATGATAAGAACCTATTTAACACCTACAAGAATTGTTTGGAAATCTGACGATTCTGGAAATCATATTAAAAATGAAAACACATTATTAGAAAAAGGAAATGGGCAAGTTGCTGTTAATGATCAAAACTTATTTAGATTGATAAGTACAAAAGACCATAAACCAGGAATCATGTTAGATTATGGAAAAGAAATTCATGGAGGTGTAAAAATCTCCATGGGAATAAGACCGTCTAAAACACCTATGAAATTAAGAATTCGTTTTGGAGAATCTGTTTCTGAAGCAATGTCTGATATTGGTGGTAAATTTAATGCAACAAACGAACATTCTTTACGTGATTTTATTGTGGAAGTGCCTTGGCTAGGCTCTGTAGAAATTGGCGAAACCGGTTTTCGTTTTCTTAGAATCGATGTTGTAGAAGCTGATGAAAATGCACCTATAAAATCTATTGAAGCAGCTTTTGTATACAGAGATTTAGAGTATGTTGGTTCTTTTGAAAGCAGCAATAAAAGGTTAGATGATATTTGGATGACTGGTGCTTACACTGTGCATTTAAACATGCAAAATTATCTTTGGGATGGTATAAAAAGAGACAGATTGGTTTGGGTAGGTGATATGCACCCAGAAGTAATGACGATAAATTCTGTTTTTGGTAGCAATAGTATTGTACCAAAAAGTTTAGACTTGGCAAGAGATCAGCATCCTTTGCCTCAATGGATGAATACAATTAGCTCCTACTCTATGTGGTGGTTGTTAATTCATAAAGATTGGTATAATTATCATGGAGATTTAGCCTATTTAAAAGAGCAAGAAACTTATATGATTGATCTATTGGATCAATTGAGCACCTTTATTGATAAAGACAATAAAGAAATTTTAAATGGTGGTCGTTTTTTAGATTGGCCAACAAGTACAGATCCAAAAGCAGTGCATGCAGGTTTACAAGCAATGATGATTATGACGTTTGAAGCAGGATCTGAAATGATGGAAACATTAGGAAAAAAGGACTTGTGTAAAAAGTATGAAAAAATTGCTAAAAATCTTAAGAAACACACTCCAGAAGGCAATACATCTAAACAAGCTGCCTCTTTAATGGTTTTGGCAGATTTGGCAAAAGCAAAAGAAATAAATGTTGATGTTTTAAAGAAAAATGGCGTAGAAAATATGTCCACTTTTTATGGATATTATATTTTAGAAGCAATGGCTAAAGCCGATGATTATCAAGGAGCAATAAACGTTATTAGCGAATATTGGGGAGGAATGTTAGATTTAGGAGCCACTACTTTTTGGGAAGATTTTAATATTGCAGAAGGAAAAATTAGTGGAAGAATAGATGAATTACCAAGACAAAATGTTGCAGATATCCATACCGATTTTGGTGCTTTTTGTTATGTTGGTTTAAGACACAGTTTAGCTCATGGTTGGGCAAGTGGACCAACAGCTTGGTTAACACAATATGTTTTAGGTGTGCATGTTTCTGATGGTGGAAATACTGTTACAATTAAACCACATTTAGGAGATTTAGAGTTTGTAAACGGAACATTTCCAACAAAATTCGGAGTTTTAAAAATTAGTCATACTCAAGATGCAAAAGGAAAAGTAACAACAAAAATTGACGCTCCAGAAGGGTTGAAAGTTAAACAATAG
- a CDS encoding sulfatase-like hydrolase/transferase, which yields MNFNIKVLFTLVLVAQFSFSQNKKPNIILIVADDLGFSDVSSFGGEIPTPNIDNLAENGARFNKFYVSPMCVTSRVAIISGIEFQAAGKGSFPKGESIAVQLRKNGYTTNLVGKNHGMDNFKIGNEKTDFGFDHFYGFTGGQINSFTGQGNAKWQEDGEIFPNSALPKDFYATKNFTDYAIKYMDEAIKKDKPFFSMVSYNAPHSPLDAPEKNVRKFYDPENGVNVYKDGWNKLREDRLARMIKMGIVDKNTKLPKLGVEIPDWDLLPETSNKTWEIQKEFETLSRSAYAGMVDNMDENIGRIVSFLKDPNNDGNTNDSELENTLIIFISDNGGCYAGLHTNRKALPWSQENRGAGFTTNYGWAALSNTPFSSYKHGSGEGAIRSPMIMHWPNGLKLKKNSINKEMIRIWDLYPTFLELAGATYPKDKKELMGKSFLPLIKNEKFEEEKFFVSTFYRSKGIIKGDWKLVSFYDSPFELYNLKNDPTETENVHEKHQIKYKQLLTAWNEYTKKHGFENNKEWNMPTGNKKRGFGFDRVKMMMEKSSPEFMEDNVSTTQKLSFVFKNEISFANTKNRKIRLQKYGSPEILWVKDLDVNSEFEGKKEIVFTDFPTLEPNTHYYITWEGNWVKIKQNGKMKPIQPVRESAFAYRFKTGIK from the coding sequence ATGAATTTCAACATTAAAGTTCTATTTACGCTCGTTTTAGTAGCTCAATTTAGCTTTTCTCAAAACAAAAAACCAAATATTATTTTAATTGTTGCTGATGATTTAGGTTTTAGTGATGTAAGCTCTTTTGGTGGAGAAATACCAACTCCAAATATTGATAATTTAGCAGAAAATGGCGCGCGTTTTAATAAGTTTTATGTGTCACCAATGTGTGTTACCAGTAGAGTTGCTATTATTTCTGGAATCGAATTTCAAGCAGCAGGAAAAGGAAGTTTTCCAAAAGGAGAAAGTATTGCTGTTCAGCTAAGAAAAAATGGATACACCACAAATTTAGTGGGTAAAAATCATGGAATGGATAATTTTAAAATTGGCAATGAAAAAACCGATTTTGGTTTCGATCATTTTTATGGTTTTACGGGTGGACAAATAAATAGTTTTACAGGACAAGGAAATGCAAAATGGCAAGAAGATGGTGAAATTTTCCCAAATTCAGCATTGCCAAAAGATTTTTATGCAACCAAAAATTTTACAGATTATGCCATAAAATATATGGATGAAGCTATTAAAAAAGACAAACCGTTTTTTAGTATGGTTTCCTACAATGCACCTCACAGTCCTTTAGATGCTCCAGAAAAAAATGTGCGTAAATTTTATGATCCAGAAAATGGCGTAAATGTTTATAAAGATGGATGGAACAAATTGCGTGAAGATCGTTTGGCAAGAATGATAAAAATGGGAATTGTGGATAAAAATACCAAACTCCCAAAATTGGGTGTAGAAATTCCTGATTGGGATTTATTGCCAGAAACCTCCAACAAAACTTGGGAAATTCAGAAAGAATTTGAAACCTTATCTAGAAGTGCCTATGCAGGAATGGTAGATAATATGGATGAAAATATTGGACGAATTGTATCGTTTTTAAAAGATCCAAACAACGATGGAAATACAAACGACAGCGAATTAGAAAACACGCTCATTATTTTTATTTCTGATAATGGTGGTTGCTATGCAGGTTTGCACACCAATAGAAAAGCGCTTCCTTGGAGCCAAGAAAATAGAGGTGCTGGTTTTACAACAAATTATGGTTGGGCAGCTTTAAGTAACACCCCTTTTTCTTCTTACAAACATGGAAGTGGAGAAGGTGCAATAAGATCTCCAATGATTATGCACTGGCCAAATGGTTTAAAATTGAAGAAAAATTCCATTAATAAAGAAATGATTAGAATTTGGGATTTATACCCAACTTTTTTAGAACTGGCAGGTGCAACATATCCAAAGGATAAAAAAGAATTGATGGGGAAAAGTTTTTTACCATTAATAAAAAACGAAAAATTTGAAGAAGAAAAATTCTTTGTTTCTACTTTTTATCGTTCTAAAGGAATTATAAAAGGAGACTGGAAATTGGTAAGTTTTTACGACAGTCCTTTTGAATTGTATAACCTAAAAAATGATCCAACTGAAACCGAAAATGTTCATGAAAAACATCAAATTAAATACAAGCAGTTATTAACTGCATGGAATGAATACACTAAAAAACATGGATTTGAAAACAACAAAGAGTGGAATATGCCAACTGGAAACAAAAAAAGAGGTTTTGGGTTTGATAGAGTTAAAATGATGATGGAAAAATCGTCTCCAGAATTTATGGAAGATAACGTTTCTACAACCCAAAAATTAAGTTTTGTTTTTAAAAATGAAATCAGTTTTGCAAATACTAAAAACAGAAAAATAAGACTTCAAAAATATGGAAGTCCAGAAATTTTATGGGTAAAAGATTTAGATGTAAACAGCGAATTTGAAGGTAAAAAAGAAATTGTTTTTACTGACTTTCCTACTTTAGAGCCCAACACTCATTATTATATTACTTGGGAAGGAAATTGGGTAAAAATTAAACAAAATGGAAAAATGAAACCCATTCAACCAGTTAGAGAAAGTGCTTTTGCATACCGTTTTAAAACAGGAATAAAATAA
- a CDS encoding sulfatase, protein MKSFTIRFFVIIIFAIFCVNCKSPKEVSDKKEVKKPLNVVLILMDDQGYDTSIDGVKGIETPNFDSFSKEGMRFTNAYAAVPSCSPSRSSISTGMYPHANGHWRNTITPSLSDGDEAFGRNANRVDKVGIHEYIKTLQEVLQENGFFTAITQKFHMSPPWKFPYSDRNTVHNDPEKYKEVIADFVDKSGDKPFFFQANISPPHRNFDKHMNKFPEYMPDPNQIVVPDYLPDTPLMREDLSKYYGCVQLADACAGAIIETLKRKGEFDNTLIIFTSDQGQPYHRAKASAYAEGLHVPYAVAGPNVIKGQISEALISHIDIMPTILNFLSLPIPETVQGKSILPVITGKQNKVTDRNYIFGEHNSHGPDVREHFPSRVVFDGQFYLIKNLMPNKSYLLPADLRAYKGWSNRSYEATVKAKDTHPMQYNLLRTLEKGRPALELYNMDNDPYQLVNLADDQSFKAKKEELISALNKWRKETGDVVDNPQKIKTRKLTK, encoded by the coding sequence ATGAAATCTTTTACTATTCGATTTTTTGTAATAATAATTTTTGCTATTTTTTGTGTAAATTGCAAATCTCCAAAAGAAGTAAGTGATAAAAAGGAGGTTAAAAAACCACTAAATGTTGTTTTAATTTTGATGGATGATCAAGGTTATGATACATCTATTGATGGAGTGAAAGGAATTGAAACACCAAATTTTGATAGTTTCTCAAAAGAAGGAATGCGTTTTACAAATGCGTATGCTGCTGTGCCTTCTTGCTCACCAAGCAGAAGTTCTATAAGCACAGGAATGTATCCTCATGCAAATGGGCATTGGAGAAATACAATTACACCAAGTTTATCTGATGGTGATGAAGCCTTTGGAAGAAATGCAAATAGAGTTGATAAAGTTGGGATTCATGAATACATTAAAACACTTCAAGAAGTTTTACAAGAAAACGGATTTTTCACAGCAATTACTCAGAAATTTCACATGAGTCCACCTTGGAAATTTCCTTATTCTGATAGAAATACTGTACATAATGATCCTGAAAAGTATAAAGAAGTAATTGCAGATTTTGTAGATAAATCTGGAGATAAACCATTTTTTTTTCAAGCAAATATTTCTCCTCCTCACAGAAATTTTGACAAGCACATGAATAAGTTTCCAGAATATATGCCAGATCCTAACCAAATTGTTGTGCCAGACTATTTACCAGACACACCTTTAATGCGTGAAGATTTAAGTAAATATTATGGTTGTGTTCAGTTAGCAGATGCTTGTGCAGGTGCAATTATTGAAACACTGAAAAGAAAAGGAGAATTTGATAATACCTTAATTATTTTTACTTCAGATCAAGGACAACCTTATCATAGAGCAAAAGCATCTGCATATGCAGAAGGTTTGCATGTGCCTTATGCAGTTGCAGGTCCAAATGTTATAAAAGGCCAAATTTCGGAAGCCTTAATTTCTCATATAGATATTATGCCAACCATTTTAAATTTCTTGAGTTTACCAATTCCAGAAACTGTTCAAGGGAAATCGATTTTACCTGTAATTACTGGTAAACAAAATAAAGTAACTGATAGAAATTACATTTTTGGTGAGCATAATTCTCATGGACCAGATGTAAGAGAACATTTTCCAAGTAGAGTTGTTTTTGATGGGCAATTTTATTTGATAAAAAATTTAATGCCAAATAAATCGTATTTATTACCAGCTGATTTACGAGCCTACAAAGGATGGAGTAACAGAAGCTATGAAGCAACTGTTAAGGCAAAAGACACACACCCAATGCAATATAATTTACTACGAACTTTAGAAAAAGGAAGACCAGCCTTGGAGTTATATAATATGGATAATGATCCTTATCAGTTGGTTAACCTTGCTGATGATCAAAGCTTTAAGGCTAAAAAAGAAGAACTAATTTCTGCTTTAAATAAATGGAGAAAAGAAACTGGTGATGTAGTTGATAATCCACAGAAAATAAAAACTAGAAAACTTACAAAATAG
- a CDS encoding T9SS type A sorting domain-containing protein, protein MKKLLFTFFMLVLALQTFNAQTIVGFEFTNDDEGWNRNPARCSTEWNTAGYLDATTEGIADPFFFNTAAIAFSTTNVNFLELSIKNGTANGGGSLILLRTGDTNVNIPFSMTPNSTDFETILIDLSDVNNYSNNLQIDDVRIDPNNGGAAGVISFDYIRFVENPSNVVLATSASVDGPATIDTNGIAQFTTTVSPNNATFNDVTYSVDDDNIARINASGLLVPKTTGTVTVTATTTDGSNVSDSKQITITQGGNTIFSWDFTSDDQGWNRAQTRCTTTWNNAGYLDVATTGDNDPFFYRNPKIEFNASNFNFIELSVKNGTTDTQGGVFLFTSVGIINVPVTMTANSANFEDIVIDLATVNKFANNLTITDVRLDPNNSGAAGVISYDYVRLVGTPTNPILATSLSIDGPNTISTIEVAQITSTISPSNASSKTLSYSVNDANIATINADGLLVPKITGTVTVTSITTDGSNISDTKTITITQGEDTILAFEFNTNDEGWNKNPLRCTTAWNNAGYLDVTTVGENDPSVFNTTKQAFSAAGAAFLTVSVKNETASDNGTIIFFVEGGGTKAAQFNMTPNSTEFETIVVDLPATVSNWSFTDNFTDIRLDANADGSEGVVSFDYIRFTKQDATASVESQKLLDATFMYPNPVRQGNDVFLNLERFTSTDKVEISVNDITGKLIYSKKVSGGNSEKISTNQLNTGVYLVSIKNDRSFKTFKILVN, encoded by the coding sequence ATGAAAAAACTACTTTTTACTTTTTTTATGCTTGTATTAGCATTACAAACTTTTAATGCACAAACTATTGTTGGTTTTGAGTTTACCAATGATGATGAAGGATGGAATCGTAATCCAGCAAGATGTTCTACAGAATGGAATACTGCTGGTTATTTAGATGCAACTACAGAAGGAATAGCAGATCCTTTCTTTTTTAATACTGCTGCAATAGCGTTTAGCACGACTAATGTTAATTTTTTAGAATTGAGTATAAAAAACGGTACCGCAAACGGAGGTGGAAGTTTAATTCTATTAAGAACGGGTGATACAAATGTAAATATACCATTTTCTATGACTCCAAATAGTACAGATTTTGAAACTATTTTAATTGATCTATCTGATGTTAACAATTATTCAAACAATTTACAGATAGATGATGTTAGAATAGACCCTAACAATGGTGGTGCTGCAGGTGTTATTTCTTTCGATTATATTAGATTTGTAGAAAATCCTTCTAATGTTGTATTGGCAACTTCTGCATCTGTTGATGGTCCAGCTACAATAGATACCAATGGAATCGCTCAATTTACAACAACAGTTTCACCAAATAATGCCACTTTTAATGATGTAACATATTCTGTAGATGATGACAATATTGCTAGAATTAATGCTTCTGGGCTTTTAGTACCAAAAACAACGGGTACAGTAACAGTAACAGCAACAACTACAGATGGTTCTAATGTTAGTGATTCAAAACAAATAACAATAACACAAGGAGGAAATACAATTTTTAGCTGGGACTTTACTTCTGATGATCAAGGTTGGAATCGTGCACAAACAAGATGTACAACAACTTGGAACAATGCTGGTTATTTAGATGTTGCTACAACTGGTGATAATGATCCATTTTTTTATAGAAATCCAAAAATTGAGTTTAATGCTAGTAACTTTAACTTTATAGAGTTAAGCGTAAAAAATGGCACTACAGATACTCAAGGAGGTGTATTTTTATTTACAAGTGTTGGTATTATTAATGTGCCAGTAACAATGACAGCTAATAGTGCAAATTTTGAAGACATAGTAATTGACTTAGCAACTGTTAATAAGTTCGCAAACAATTTAACAATCACAGATGTAAGATTAGATCCTAACAATAGTGGTGCTGCAGGAGTTATTTCTTATGATTATGTAAGATTAGTAGGAACTCCTACAAACCCAATATTAGCAACTTCTTTATCTATTGATGGACCAAATACAATTTCTACAATTGAAGTTGCACAAATTACATCAACGATTTCGCCAAGTAATGCTTCTTCTAAAACTTTAAGTTATTCAGTAAATGATGCAAATATTGCTACAATTAATGCTGATGGCCTCTTAGTTCCTAAAATTACTGGTACAGTAACAGTAACTTCTATAACTACAGATGGTTCTAATATTAGTGACACAAAAACAATAACAATAACACAAGGAGAAGACACCATTCTTGCTTTTGAATTTAACACAAATGATGAAGGTTGGAATAAAAACCCATTAAGATGCACTACTGCTTGGAATAATGCTGGGTATTTAGATGTTACTACTGTAGGTGAAAATGATCCAAGTGTTTTTAATACAACCAAACAAGCCTTTAGTGCTGCAGGTGCTGCATTTTTAACTGTAAGCGTAAAAAATGAAACAGCTAGTGATAATGGAACAATTATATTTTTTGTAGAAGGTGGAGGAACTAAAGCTGCACAGTTTAATATGACTCCAAATAGTACAGAATTTGAAACGATAGTGGTTGATTTACCTGCAACTGTTTCAAATTGGTCTTTTACTGATAATTTTACTGATATTAGGCTTGATGCAAATGCTGATGGGTCTGAAGGTGTTGTTTCATTCGATTATATTAGATTTACAAAGCAAGATGCTACTGCATCTGTAGAATCTCAAAAATTATTAGATGCTACTTTTATGTATCCAAATCCAGTTCGTCAAGGAAACGATGTTTTTCTAAATTTAGAAAGATTTACAAGTACTGATAAGGTTGAAATTTCTGTAAACGATATAACTGGAAAATTAATTTACTCAAAAAAAGTTTCAGGTGGTAACTCAGAGAAAATTTCTACAAATCAATTAAATACAGGTGTTTATTTAGTAAGTATAAAAAATGATAGAAGTTTTAAAACGTTTAAAATTTTAGTAAATTAA